The nucleotide window TCGGCCTCGCCGGCCACATCGCCGGCCTCGTCCGGACGCGCATAGAAGCTGTGCACGAAATAAAAGAAGCTGTCCTCGGGCACCCCGGCCCACAGCGGATGGGCGCGCGCGGCGTGGCGCGCCTGGCGCACGCGATTCCAGCCCATCTGCGGCACCTTGTAGCGGCTGCCGTCGGCCTGTGTGCGGCCGGCCAGGTCGAACTTCAGCACCCGGCCCGGGATCAGGCCCAGGCCCGGCGTCGACCCTTCAGCGCTGTGGTCCAGCAGCATCTGCATGCCCACGCACACGCCAAACAGCGGCCGGCTGCGCGCGGCCTGCAGCACCGGCTCCAGCAGGCCGCTGGCGCGCAGCTCGGCCATGCAGTCGGGCATGGCGCCCTGCCCCGGCAGCACTAGCCGGTCGGCCGCGGCCACTTCTTCGGGGCGCGAGGTGATGCGCACCTGGCAGTCCAGACCCTGGGCCGCCGCCTGCACGGCCTGCGCCACCGAGCGCAGATTGCCCATGCCGTAATCGACCACGGCGACGGTGTTTGCTTCTGTTTTCATAGCTGCTGACGCAGTCCGGACACCGACTGAAGGCCTTTTTTTACTGCAATCTCAGAGCGCACCCTTGGTCGACGGAATGGTGCCGGCCATGCGCGGGTCGCGCTCCAGCGCGGCGCGCAGCGCACGGGCGAAGGCCTTGAACACCGTCTCGCACTGGTGGTGGGCGTTGATGCCCTTCAGGTTGTCGATGTGCAGCGTGGCCTGCGCGTGGTTGGCAAAGCCCTGGAAAAATTCGTAGGTCAGCTGCGTGTCGAAGCCGCCGATGCTCGCCGCGGTGAACGGGATGTGCAGGTGCAGGCCCGGCCGGCCGGAGAAATCAATCACCACGCGCGACAGGGCTTCGTCCAGCGGCACGTAGGCGTGGCCATAGCGGCTGATGCCCTTCTTGTCGCCCAGGGCGCGCGCAAAGGCCTGGCCCAGGGTGATGCCGACGTCCTCGACCGTGTGGTGGCCGTCGATGTGCAGGTCGCCCTCGCACTCGACATCCAGGTCGATCAGGCCGTGGCGCGCGATCTGCTCGAGCATGTGGTCGAAAAAGCCGATGCCGGTGGCCAGGCGCGACTGGCCGGAGCCGTCCAGATTGATGCGCACGCGGATGCGCGTCTCGGCGGTGCTGCGCGCCACCTCGGCGGTGCGCTCGGCAAGCAGGTCGGGGGAGGCGGAGGGAACGAGTGCGGAAGAAGTCATAGCGAAGCCTCGAGCGCTGCCAGCATCTGGTCGTTGTCCGGGGCGCTGCCTACGGTCAGGCGCAGGCAGTTGGCCAGCAGCGGGTGCATTGTAGAAACGTTCTTGACAAGGACTTTGCGCGTGCG belongs to Melaminivora suipulveris and includes:
- the hisB gene encoding imidazoleglycerol-phosphate dehydratase HisB; this translates as MTSSALVPSASPDLLAERTAEVARSTAETRIRVRINLDGSGQSRLATGIGFFDHMLEQIARHGLIDLDVECEGDLHIDGHHTVEDVGITLGQAFARALGDKKGISRYGHAYVPLDEALSRVVIDFSGRPGLHLHIPFTAASIGGFDTQLTYEFFQGFANHAQATLHIDNLKGINAHHQCETVFKAFARALRAALERDPRMAGTIPSTKGAL
- the hisH gene encoding imidazole glycerol phosphate synthase subunit HisH; this encodes MKTEANTVAVVDYGMGNLRSVAQAVQAAAQGLDCQVRITSRPEEVAAADRLVLPGQGAMPDCMAELRASGLLEPVLQAARSRPLFGVCVGMQMLLDHSAEGSTPGLGLIPGRVLKFDLAGRTQADGSRYKVPQMGWNRVRQARHAARAHPLWAGVPEDSFFYFVHSFYARPDEAGDVAGEADYGGPFAAAIARDNIFATQFHPEKSAAHGLQLYRNFLNWKP